ttttattttactttttatcctaagagagatgagagaaagagtAAGAAGACAATGGAATTCAATGGCTAGTTCTATTTTAATTGGGGTGAGAGTAAGGTCCTCCATATGTGTCTATTAAAATGCTTCATCCTATTATGGGCTCAATGACTAAATGTTAATGCTAattcattatttacaaataaatgtaGCAATCTCTCACTTGGACAACATTACATTTAATCACAACATAAACACAAACAAGCATCCTAAAACCAAAAGTCTTGTTCAAAATGTGCCTTCAAGTATAAGCTAGTGAACGATACACCGACAGGGCATACGACACATGACCAATAATTGCAATAATATAACTCAGGCCGATGAGATGCAAGTGTAGTATGAAAATAACCAAAAGAGTGACAAACACTCATTTCCATAAGAAGCTCTAGAGACAAATCTAAATGTCTTTAAAGCAATAGGCCTTGTCCAAGATGCAGTTGCAACATCTAGTCTAGTGACTATACCGACAGGATATATGACACCAAACTTATACTCACAACCACTTAACTCAGGTATAGACTAAAATAGATTGTCTCTTGTAGGTAATCCGCCTTGTCCATAATGCACATGACTCAAGCATGAGACTAGTCGAAATGTCTCAATACATAACGTACGCCTTGTCTAGAATGCGCGTGACTCAGGCACGAGACTAATCAAAATGTATTAATACACAAATTTTGCCTTGTCCAATATGCGCGTGACCCAGACACAAGACTAATCAATATGTGTCAATACATAAAGTACGCTATGTTCAAAATGCGTGTGAGTCAGGCACGATATTAATCAAAATGTCTCAATACCCAAATTTTGCCTTGTCCAATATTCACGTGACCCAGACACGAGACTAATCAATGTCTCAATACATAAAGTACGCCCTATTCAAAATGCACGTAACTCAGGCATTCGTTgacattattatatttaaaacagaATATGAGCATAAACAATATAGTCAAACAGTCAATAATCACAGAACTCCCACTAACTAAATACAACAGAAGACTTTAACAATCACTAATGAGTCACATGCTTCTGAAATAGTTTTGGAGTTAAACCTTTAGTTAGTGGGTCAGCTAACATATGCTCTGCAGAAATATGCTCAACACAAATATAAGACTCGGctattttttctctaacaaacaaatatttaatCTCAATATGCTTGGAGCAAGACGAGCTCCTAGTGTTTAGAGAGAAAGCAACTGCTGTAAAATTGTCACAAAATATATTCAGCGGCCTCGAAATGGTGTTCACAATATCTAACCTCAAGATAAAGTTCCGCAGCCATATAACTTGACATGTAGCCTCATAATAAGCTATATACTATGCCTCCATTATAGAGGAAGCGGTAAGTATCTGTTTGACACTTTCAAGAAACAGCTCCTCCTgccatcataaaaacataaccagAAGTGAATCTCTTCTCATTTGAACAACCCTTAAAATCGGCATCAGAATATCCAATTACATCAAGAATGTCAGATCGTTGATATGTAAGCACTGAATCTTTAGTGTCTTGCAAATATCTAAGTACTTTGTTTGCAACTTTCCAGTGAGCCAAACTAGAATTACTCAAGTATCTCCCAAGTACACTAACAACATAAGCAATATCAGGTCGTGTATATACTTGAGCATACATTAAACTACCCACAATTGACGAATAAGGAACCGTTTGCATTTGAGTCCTTTCACTATCGTCCTGAGGGCATTAAGACTTTGaaaatttatcacattttacaATAAGTGATTTTCTATGAGAACAAAAATGTATATTAAACCTACTTAGAACTTGATCAATATAAGTTTTTTGAGACAATCCAAGAACGTCTCTAGATCTCTCACGAAAAAATCTGGATGCCCAAAATATAAGAGGCCTCACCAAGATCCCTCATATCAAAATGAGATGACAATATGCGTTTTGTCTCAAACAGAAGCTCAATGTCATTTGCGGcgaataatatatcattaacataaagaacaagaaatatatacatattcccATTGACCCTCAAATATATGCATTGATCAACAAGATTCTCCTTAAAACCGCAAGAGGtaacaatttcatcaaattttaggtATCATTATCTTGATGTCTGCTTAAGCCCATAAATGGACTTCTTAAGCTTACACATTATGTGTTCCTTTCTTTCCACTTGGAAACCATCTGGTTGCATAATGTACACATCCATCCAACATGAAGATTGAGGACTATCAATGGCTTCTTTAAAAAAGGCTAGATCAAGAGACATATCAGTATTAAAGTCATGCTCTACAAATAGACAATATAATCATCTGAAATTGTTGGTCTACGAAGTCTCTGTGATCTCCTCAAAACAATATCATCAGTCACCACATCAACATCAACATCAACTATAGTGTCAACAATAGAGTCTTGGAAAATAGTACTGGTTCTCTCAGTCAATGATGGTGCAGCCACTGATAAAGGAGTAACTTGAACATGTATAACAACACGCTCCTTGCTAAATATAACTTCACGTGACGCGAAAGTCCCATTGTCACTaacatgctaaaaaaaaatagctcaaTCAAATTCAATAACTCTAGTAACATTTGAAGGGCAATAGAATCTAGAGTCTCTTGATCCTACACAATAGCCAACAAAATAACCAATAATGGTTTTAGAATCAAGTTTCTTCTACTAAGGATTATAATATCTTATTTCTGCTTTACAACCccaaatatgaaaatgatgcaAACTAGGCCTCTTACCTAACCATAACTCATGAAGAGTTTTAGGAACCAACTTACTTGGTACTTGACTCAAAATATATGCAGCAGTTTTCAAAGCCTCACCCCATAAAAATTTAGGCAAAATGGAATGACTAAGTATACACCGCACTATATCCATAAGAGTACGATTTATTCTTTCTGCAATACTATTATGTCCAGAAGTTCTAGGCATTGTGTACTGAGTCATAAAAGATTGTAGCATTTCCATTTCCTAAATGAAAAACATATCCACATTTATCCAAAATAGAAACAGAGATAAGATTTCTTCTGATCGAAGGTATAAAAACAGTATCAGACAAGTTCAAAATATACTTAGAATCCAAAATAAGTCTGACTATACCAATATATTCAACTTTAACCTTCACCCtattactcatatttattacTAACTCTGTATCAATTGGTCTTCTGCGGTTCCTTAATTCCTGCAAATAATTTGTAGTATGTATGGTTGTAATAGTATCTAGCTACCAAATATCAAAAGACACATCGACTAGATTAGACTCAAAGCACACTAGTAGCGAACGTGTATATTTCTTGTCTAACCAAGCCTTAAATTTTCTACAATCAACCTTCTTATAcccaaacaaattataaaagttGCACATTTTCTTAAAACCTTGATTCTTAGGCCCATTTGGAACACTCACACTAGCTTGCTAAGTAGGTCTCCTAGATTTCTTCATCTTGTGGGAATTGTTATTATTACCCttaaagaatttcttcttattctCTTTATCAACATTTACCATGGAAGCAGCATGAGACTTGGCCCTTTTTATCATCTCCTCTTCTTTAGTTACATTAGCAGTCATTTCACTCAAGCTCCATTCATCTTTCTGAGTATTATAAGTGGCATTGAGTGCATCAAATTGAGGAGGCAAAGATTCAAGCACTTGCCATACAAGAAAGTTATCTGCTAATTTAACTTTCATTCCTTTAAGTTTGTTAAAGAATTGAGTAAGTTTCATGATGTACTCTAGGACTCCACTAACCCCATCATAGATTGTGGTGGTAAGAAGTTTCATCAGAGTTCCATTTTTTACCTTATCAAACTTAGTAAATCTCTTCCCAACGGCATTAAGATATTCTTTAGCACTATCTGTATCAGCTATGCTTTGCCTGATAGACTTGTCAATAGTATACTTCATAATCATGAGACAAGTCCTATTAGAATACACCCACTGCTCATAACGAGTTTTTTAATCTATAGAACTTTCACTAGTGGGATCAATAGGCGCATCGACCCTCAAGGCGAAATCCAAATTCATAATAGCCAAATTAATAGTGAGAGACAAATACCAATCCTCATAATTGGTTCCTATTAGATTCTTGATGGGACAGAGAGACAAACAGAGTTGCATTGCCATAAGCTGagcaaaatataacaaaatttattatgtATGTGGAACAAGAAACATGCATCCATAAATGTTTCCATTAGGCAATCTTATATCCATACTAGAGTCTTATTCAAAATAGACTCTTATGCATTATACTAGAGCCCAAGATACATAAAAGGCTCTTACGCAtgataaagtaaaataattaaatataagtaCTTAAAATGACCCACTACCGAGAGAATAGGACTAGGCCACCAAGTGCCAAGCACTTAACTATTATCTTTATCGTCCTAAGCATCCTACCAAATAATGGTTTGCCGACGAGGCAAATTCACTATCAATATGGATCTTAGTATAATGTCATTAAGCGGAAGCATGATCAATATGACAACTCTGATAATTTATCATGAGTAGTCCCATGAGAGGTGGGTACATAGCCACTCCAAACCATCGGAATTACAACAAAATGACATAACCCACATAAACAAAATATCTATTTATCTCAAAAGggattatttattcattttttccattaaCAAATATGGAGCAATAtcacaaaattcataaacacataaAAGGAGGAATTTTGCAATACAAGATTGTATCAAAACAGCCAATCATTAATGAAAACCATAAACTCTGGTCAATGCTCAAAGTTTAAACAATTATCCAATGAAAAACCCCCTCATGTGAAATGGATTAAGGGCAAAATCACCTAATGTGAAATAGAATAAGGACACAATCACCTCATATGAAATAGAATAAGGACACAATCACCTCATGTGAAATAGAATAAGGACATAATCACCTCATGTGAAATAGAAAGCAGTGATTTACAAAATGCCCTTAAGAAATCTCCACCCAAATGCCGACAAAGATccaaatagaaaaatagaagcTTTTCAATAATGGAGACAAGCATGGACTATTGAAAATTCATGCCTTTCTCCTCGAAACAGCAAATCACAAATCCAACAgcgaacaaaaaataaaaaataaaagaacacagccataaaaaataagaaggtagctctgataccaattattAAAATCACAAGATGTGATAATATCTTCCCATAATCAAAGCATGtgttcaataaaattgagagttCATACCTCCCATAGCTTGTGATGGATTTTTAATGGAGCTTTAGGGTTCatgaaaaagagaggaaaaactTCATGCTATGGAGAGAACTATTTTCTacatcttttcttttattttacttcttatcctaagagagatgagagaaagagtAAGAAGACAATAGAACTCAATGGGCTAGTTATATTTTAAGTGGAGTGAGAGTAGGGGCCTCCATATGTGTCTATTAAAATAGTTCATCCTATTATGGGCCCAATGACTAAATCTTAATGCTAGTccactatttacaaataaatacaacacCGAGTCCATACCAAAGGCCCTCCACGCATCAACCCCCTATATGGACTGTGTAAAAGATAATAGGCCTTGGGCCCAAGCAAGAAGAAGCCCAAGGCCTGAGCCTAGAGAGAGACAGGTCTAAGGTAACGGGGTGCTGACATTCCTAATGCATGCCACCTTGTACACGCATGTAATGATACGGCCACGTTGTCAAAAGGCAAGTACACACACTGGTAGAGGTCATTGTAAGGCAACTTGCCCCCAATAGTGTGCATAATGCGACCCCTTGCCATTGACAAAAGCACACTGGATCAGCGATGCCCACACTCGCCTCGAGAACATAACCCATGTCTCTCTAACATAGGATACGAGAGACCACCTCGACTAGTAGTATAAAAGACAACCACCAGGTCAGAATTACGATTATGCTCTCTTGTTTATTGAAATTCTCCAGAAAATTAGAAGAATAATATTGACTTAAGCATCGAAAGTTACCCATAATCCCGAGCCACCACTCTATTTGTGTTGCATGTTGTTGAGCCTAGTCCGAGaaatcaatatcatctgttttctatttttttgggtGAGTTCCATTAAACAAATTAGACAATAGTCCGAGAATATAATTAAGCTCCATGAGGCGGCAAAAAAGTGATATGATCatgtacgtacatacatactTTTGTCCTGtgtagcatattatatatacttaaacataattttaagaAAGTCCCATAGACGTTGAATTTCACATgggttaattatttttatctgtCCCATTTAAAAAATGTAGAACCTACTAATAAAAAACTACTTTTACTTATATCTAATAGTACTTGTTTTGGTCCgacttaaaaagtatttatactTTTACTTAAGGCCGTTGATTTAGACGACCTTTGTTCAACTCAAACGTACTCAATCGAAGGAGCCATGCATTGGATTCAAAATACGAACATGCACGCTGCCTAGCTATCTAATTCAGAAACCAAGAAGTTCTGAGCGGATGTCCCGATCGATCAAAATCTTGATCTTTGTGACAAGTAGTTTTTAAGAGGATccaagtatgtatatatatatatatatatatatatatatatatatatatatatataacgcaTAAGATTACCGCGTACTCATGCATgcaatagctagctagctatatataatacatattattaatacaataataatgCAGCAACACGTACAAAGACATAATTACACAAACAAGATTAACAGTACAGCTGTAAAGCACATCGATCTAGTAGTACTACAGCATCAAATTAACACCCTCATTTTCAAAACAACATAGCTGCGAGAAATCCATATTGAGAAAATCCGAAAGGAAGATTTCATCCATCTCAAAATCCATCATGAAGTTGGGCGGATTATTTTCCTCCAAAATGAATCTTGAAAACTCAACTGGTTCATGAAGACGGCCTAAAGATTCAACCACTGGTTTACTGTCAAGTTGATCCTCATCATGAACTTCTTCTTGCCCCGAGGCTAGGACAACTTTGGTGCACCTAGTTCCCTCGGTACAGATTACATCTGATGAGCCTGTATTTGCTTCAGTTGGTTTTCCAGCTGACCCTAATTCTGGACCCAGATTTGACTCTTCTTGCGCTTGTTTTGACGGTGTCCGTTCAGAGGCAGGGTACTTAGGGTGATGATCTTGGACTTTCTTTCCATTATTAATGTACTTGGTGTTCCAGTAGTTCTTGATTTCATTGCCTGTTCGGCCTGGAAGTCGCCCTGCTATCAGACTCCATCTGCAATCAGCAACACATGATGATTCTCATCAACATCCTGCTGTAAAGATTTGTTGAACTTAAGTTGTACTGACGTGTGCTAATTGATGAATTTGCAATTCTCTGAAATATTGGATCAACTCGATcggtaaaataaataaataaataaacgagGTACGTAAAAGGACGGACCTATTCCCCAATAGATTGTGAAGCCTAATAATGAGCTCCTCTTCGTCACTGGTTATGTTGCCTTTCTTAATATCAGGTCGAAGATAATTTATCCATCTTAGTCGGCAACTCTTTCCACATCTCTTAAGCCCTGAAAaccccattaaaaaaatatacggTTTTCTTTCTTGCATGAGTGTACCACtataatggaaaagaaaaagaaaacgtacactcgtaatttatatatatatatatatatatatatatattgttctcATGACATATAATTCATAGAAATTAAGCTAGCTGTCTATATAATAACCTGCTCTTTTGGGAAGGTCTCTCCATTTTCCTTGACCATGCATTGTGATATATGCTGTTAGTATGTTGTCTTCCGTAGCTGTCCATGCTCCCCTATTCAAGCCCTCCTTTGAACAAGCAGCTGGATTCCTTCCCATCTGAGACTAGTCCCAGCCCCAAAAATCCCCGCCCtgatttctttcttaatttatcTCCAGTGGTTTACTCTGGTCCGTGACTCGGTGAGAGAGAGTACTCATGAGCTCTATGCTTGAAGATGGGGATTCATGTTGATGTTCTTATTTATATTAGTGCTACGCAGAAGGCCGGTTGAGACGTTATAGCATTAGCAGTGACCTACTCAATCTTTAGCAAATTTTGATtaggaaatttatttttataaatttagttagcCATGTACTTTTCATTCACAGTGGTTTagcttctttattttattattaattttcacatatttttttaccattaattacttttcactttatatactttttactactattcaatattttattattactttttcattagtttttcattactatttataaacattctcaacacttctcagatattctcattACTCAAACCCTgatctattctattaaaatattgattttctcctttttatttattttaattctaattataattaaaatatttattcgttataattaaagtacacattaatttatattattcttGTATGGTTCTTAAAACACACAATCATACCTTATGAATCTATGATATCTGCGACATCAATGCATTGATCTCATCTCTCGGTGGGTCAAAAAGAAGGGCTCATACagatcattttatattattgctCAAAAAGCTTCTTTCACAGAGTTCAAATAAtccaatttcaaaaaaaaaaaaaaaaaaaaaggctccaGGAGATGTGTTTCCGACGGTCATGGCCAGTGAAAAAAAAGCATCTGGACTATGCTCCAGGAGATGTGTTTTGTGATTTGGTGTGCTTCGCGCGTTTCTGAACAGACTATAAAAAAGGATAATATATAGGAACCCAGATTTATAAGTCCATCGATGGTTGCACGTTAATTAGGGGACCATCCTCTTGGAGTTTTGCCTACGATTTGTACTTTATATTATCCTTAACACAAA
Above is a genomic segment from Juglans microcarpa x Juglans regia isolate MS1-56 chromosome 1D, Jm3101_v1.0, whole genome shotgun sequence containing:
- the LOC121260434 gene encoding transcription factor MYB1-like isoform X3, with translation MGRNPAACSKEGLNRGAWTATEDNILTAYITMHGQGKWRDLPKRAGLKRCGKSCRLRWINYLRPDIKKGNITSDEEELIIRLHNLLGNRWSLIAGRLPGRTGNEIKNYWNTKYINNGKKVQDHHPKYPASERTPSKQAQEESNLGPELGSAGKPTEANTGSSDVICTEGTRCTKVVLASGQEEVHDEDQLDSKPVVESLGRLHEPVEFSRFILEENNPPNFMMDFEMDEIFLSDFLNMDFSQLCCFENEGVNLML